From Sphingobium sp. RAC03, a single genomic window includes:
- a CDS encoding heavy metal translocating P-type ATPase, with amino-acid sequence MASQALIPLATDTETDIGTTQISLFAVPGMHCAGCIGKIENGLVRTPGIASARVNLSAKRVTIQHDPALSPPDLRAAIAALGFEAEPLADPGVDVAAAENRMLIRALAVAGFAAMNIMLLSVSVWSGAEGGTRQMFHWLSALIALPTVAYAGRPFFRSAWAAVRQGRTNMDVPISIGVLLTTGMSVYETLIGGEDAWFDGAVMLLFFLLAGRCLDSLMRGRARAGVAALLKQSAPGAMLLDDSGQSRWVAASALRPGMMMLVAAGERLAADGRVMEGESGIDIAFLTGESAPVRVRPGEMVQAGALNIDGPIRVVVTAAGPDTVIADIARLMEEAAQGKSRYVRLADRAARYYAPSVHLLSALSFAGWMIAGAGVHQSLLIAVAVLLITCPCALGLAVPAAQIVACGALMKRGVLVKDGSALERLAEVDEALFDKTGTLTLGRPMPRDLAGLAAEDRAVLLALVQGSRHPLSVALRQALEGEGVVPAALTDLREQAGEGMTGRLGDEVVALGRPRSLITLFDLAAEYRRGDRAVLLRFTDALRPDAVETLADLRAMGLKTLIASGDRPEALTEIARETETTAIGHLRPQDKLALIERLRASGHKVLMVGDGLNDGPALAAGHASMAPASASDASQLAADAVFLGDRLAPVAMAVRAARRTVRVVKQNFALAIGYNIFAVPLAIAGHVTPLVAAVAMSTSSLIVIANALRLKGAAR; translated from the coding sequence ATGGCCAGCCAAGCCCTGATCCCGCTCGCAACGGACACCGAAACGGACATAGGTACGACGCAGATCAGCCTGTTCGCGGTGCCGGGAATGCATTGTGCGGGCTGTATCGGCAAGATCGAGAATGGGCTGGTCCGCACCCCTGGCATCGCGTCGGCGCGGGTCAATCTCTCGGCAAAGCGCGTCACCATCCAGCATGATCCCGCGCTCAGCCCGCCCGACCTGCGCGCCGCCATCGCCGCGCTGGGATTCGAGGCGGAGCCGCTCGCCGATCCCGGCGTCGATGTGGCGGCGGCGGAAAACCGCATGTTGATCCGTGCGCTGGCGGTGGCGGGCTTTGCCGCAATGAACATCATGCTGTTGTCCGTGTCGGTCTGGTCCGGGGCGGAGGGCGGCACGCGGCAGATGTTCCACTGGCTGTCGGCGCTGATCGCGCTGCCGACCGTGGCCTATGCGGGGCGGCCCTTCTTCCGCTCGGCCTGGGCGGCGGTGCGGCAGGGGCGGACCAATATGGACGTGCCGATCAGCATCGGTGTGCTGCTGACGACCGGCATGAGTGTCTATGAAACCCTGATCGGCGGCGAAGATGCCTGGTTCGACGGGGCGGTAATGCTGCTCTTCTTCCTGCTCGCCGGGCGCTGCCTCGACAGCCTGATGCGGGGCCGGGCGCGTGCTGGCGTTGCCGCGCTGCTCAAACAATCCGCGCCGGGCGCGATGTTGCTGGACGATAGCGGGCAAAGCCGCTGGGTCGCGGCGAGCGCGCTGCGGCCCGGCATGATGATGCTGGTCGCTGCGGGCGAGCGGCTGGCCGCCGACGGGCGCGTGATGGAGGGGGAAAGCGGCATCGACATCGCCTTCCTGACCGGGGAGAGCGCGCCGGTGCGTGTGCGTCCGGGCGAGATGGTGCAGGCCGGCGCGCTCAATATCGACGGACCGATCCGGGTCGTGGTGACCGCCGCCGGACCAGATACAGTGATTGCCGACATCGCCCGGCTGATGGAGGAAGCGGCGCAGGGCAAGTCGCGCTATGTCCGCCTCGCCGACCGGGCGGCGCGCTATTATGCGCCGAGCGTGCATCTGCTGTCGGCGCTGTCCTTTGCCGGGTGGATGATCGCGGGCGCGGGCGTGCATCAATCGCTGCTGATCGCGGTCGCCGTGCTGCTCATCACCTGCCCCTGCGCGCTGGGGCTGGCGGTGCCGGCGGCGCAGATCGTGGCGTGTGGCGCGTTGATGAAGCGCGGGGTGCTGGTCAAGGACGGGTCGGCGCTCGAACGGCTGGCGGAAGTGGACGAGGCGTTGTTCGACAAGACCGGCACGTTGACGCTGGGGCGCCCGATGCCGCGCGATCTGGCGGGACTGGCGGCGGAGGATCGCGCCGTCCTGCTGGCCCTGGTGCAGGGCAGTCGCCATCCGTTGAGCGTCGCGCTGCGTCAGGCTTTGGAGGGCGAGGGTGTCGTTCCGGCGGCGCTGACCGACCTGCGCGAGCAGGCGGGCGAGGGGATGACGGGCCGGTTGGGGGATGAGGTGGTGGCGCTGGGCCGTCCGCGCAGCCTCATCACCCTGTTCGATCTGGCGGCGGAATATCGGCGCGGCGACCGGGCCGTCCTGCTGCGCTTTACCGATGCGTTGCGGCCCGACGCGGTCGAAACGCTCGCCGACCTGCGCGCCATGGGCCTCAAAACGCTGATCGCCAGCGGCGACCGGCCTGAAGCGCTGACCGAGATTGCGCGCGAGACCGAGACCACCGCGATCGGCCATCTGCGCCCGCAGGACAAGCTGGCCCTGATCGAGCGGCTGCGCGCGTCGGGGCACAAGGTGCTGATGGTGGGCGATGGGCTGAACGATGGACCCGCGCTTGCCGCAGGCCATGCCAGCATGGCCCCCGCCTCGGCAAGCGACGCCAGCCAGTTGGCGGCGGACGCGGTGTTCCTGGGCGATCGGCTGGCCCCGGTGGCGATGGCCGTGCGTGCGGCGCGGCGGACGGTGCGCGTGGTGAAGCAGAATTTCGCGCTCGCGATCGGCTATAATATCTTTGCCGTGCCGCTGGCGATCGCGGGCCATGTCACCCCGCTGGTCGCCGCCGTCGCCATGTCGACCAGTTCGCTGATCGTCATCGCCAATGCGCTGCGGCTCAAGGGCGCGGCGCGATGA
- a CDS encoding Bax inhibitor-1/YccA family protein, which produces MPGYGASRTAQTDAGLRAHMLGVFRNMGLGLVITGLVAAFIGNTPVLAAAIFGTPLKWVAIFAPLAFVFFFSFRIDKMTTAGARLAFFAFSAVMGVSLASIFLVFTGGSIAQAFFSAAVMFLAMALWGYTTQRDLTKMGSFFIMGLIGIIVASLINLFIGSSAMQMVISILGVIIFTGLTAWDTQRIKSDYFAYAGHEMAAKMQVMGALSLYLNFVNLFQMLLSLTGERE; this is translated from the coding sequence ATGCCGGGCTATGGCGCGAGCCGGACGGCGCAGACCGATGCCGGGCTGCGCGCGCATATGCTGGGCGTTTTCCGCAATATGGGCCTTGGGCTGGTGATCACCGGCCTGGTCGCCGCGTTCATCGGCAATACGCCGGTGCTGGCCGCCGCGATCTTTGGCACGCCGCTCAAATGGGTGGCGATCTTCGCGCCGCTGGCCTTTGTATTCTTCTTCAGCTTCCGCATCGACAAGATGACGACGGCGGGCGCGCGGCTGGCCTTCTTCGCCTTCTCCGCCGTGATGGGCGTGTCGCTGGCCAGCATCTTTCTGGTCTTCACCGGTGGCAGCATCGCGCAGGCCTTCTTCTCGGCCGCGGTCATGTTCCTTGCCATGGCGCTGTGGGGCTATACCACGCAGCGCGACCTGACGAAGATGGGCAGCTTCTTCATCATGGGCCTGATCGGCATCATCGTCGCCAGCCTCATTAACCTGTTCATCGGCTCATCGGCGATGCAGATGGTCATCTCGATCCTGGGCGTCATCATCTTCACCGGCCTGACCGCCTGGGATACGCAGCGCATCAAATCGGATTATTTCGCCTATGCAGGCCATGAAATGGCGGCCAAGATGCAGGTCATGGGCGCGCTGTCGCTGTACCTCAATTTTGTCAACCTGTTCCAGATGTTGCTCAGCCTGACCGGCGAGCGGGAGTAA
- a CDS encoding CHAT domain-containing protein → MRLSTRAISLLLALAAPQVLAAPDAMRGFNPEDTRYAGLRAMETRGTTLFENDDFDKAMGPATRDAWHQLVTAASRVKVNGLPHPLAAVATINLASMDQIEGKNPQALAMAEKGLALLAPFRDAYPIPWMQGLSIKGYIQSINGDVATGAQTLAEGSAYADRHFAQVDPKTLDKGDYMLKSNIAFSLGQAYSRLGRNSDAVEAQKRSMEARITGLGPHDPDTVASYYTYAQMLLRADRNAEAERYARQAVEVATAHIDTKHPSYARALEMLGILLSRTGRRVESLAYLQRAIAIKRETVGTKSLYFHYGLYNLGGILLPLERYADAAPLYLEAEKGFRAVEGEASPQAARSLALLGLIDQASGRPDEAATKLETALARVRAATTQDRDMGQRVYPHLIPVLLDLQQRDKAAAAARDYAAETAALDNSPAFALANAAMMQRWANGDLARTAAAAQLAALLRDEQNLRDDGELADEQRAALDSILAIAADSQDAALALDAMAILAGSKIAQANRLVTERLVADPALGERVRALQDKVRALQTADRALLRTLASAGDVAATRSARDQLDTEVNGLRAAITRDYPRWAEARGGVKPDLAQVQAGLGKDEALLAVTPAFGHVYLLAISRTGARVERTVMSRAAMVALVDRLRATMTPGGMDLPAAHTLYGQIFTPAIRATLSKARSLRIVPTGAFASLPFALLPERPVAAAERNTPWLIRRYALAVQPSFAMEADKRPMQVAASRFLGIGAPLPFPAAANATPRPALMAANQYFRGGAADGEALSHLPPLPGSADEVRGVASRYGAQGATLMLGEAASESALRALDLSDYGVILFATHGLVSGQMEGVTEPALVLSPPSPGATGEDGLLTASEVAAMRIGADWVILSACNTAAGDSAQAPAYSGLAQAFRYAGAGSLLVSHWPVRDDASAFVTLETVKGAERGLPRAVALQRAMLKLMRSNRPGAAQPYIWAPFILVGR, encoded by the coding sequence ATGAGGCTTTCGACGCGCGCAATCAGTCTGCTCCTGGCGCTGGCCGCGCCACAGGTGCTGGCCGCGCCGGACGCGATGCGCGGTTTCAATCCCGAAGACACCCGCTATGCCGGTCTGCGCGCAATGGAGACACGCGGCACGACCTTGTTCGAGAATGACGATTTCGACAAGGCGATGGGTCCGGCCACACGCGATGCCTGGCACCAGTTGGTCACCGCGGCCAGCCGGGTCAAGGTGAACGGCCTGCCCCACCCGCTGGCGGCGGTGGCGACGATCAACCTGGCGTCGATGGACCAGATCGAGGGCAAGAATCCGCAGGCGCTGGCGATGGCGGAAAAGGGCCTGGCGCTGCTCGCCCCCTTCCGCGACGCCTATCCGATCCCCTGGATGCAGGGGCTGTCGATCAAGGGCTATATCCAGTCGATCAATGGCGACGTGGCGACCGGCGCGCAGACATTGGCGGAGGGCAGCGCATATGCCGACCGCCATTTCGCGCAGGTCGATCCCAAGACGTTGGACAAGGGCGACTATATGCTCAAATCCAACATCGCCTTTTCCCTAGGACAAGCCTATTCGCGCCTTGGCCGCAACAGCGACGCGGTGGAAGCGCAGAAGCGCAGCATGGAAGCGCGGATCACCGGGCTTGGGCCCCATGATCCCGACACGGTCGCTTCCTATTATACCTATGCGCAAATGCTGCTTCGCGCCGACCGCAATGCCGAGGCGGAACGCTATGCGCGCCAGGCGGTGGAGGTCGCGACCGCCCATATCGATACCAAACATCCAAGCTATGCCCGCGCGCTGGAAATGCTGGGCATCCTCCTGTCGCGCACCGGGCGGCGGGTGGAAAGCCTGGCCTATCTGCAGCGCGCGATTGCGATCAAGCGCGAGACGGTGGGGACCAAGAGCCTTTATTTCCACTATGGCCTCTATAATCTGGGCGGCATATTGCTGCCGCTGGAACGCTATGCCGATGCCGCGCCGCTCTATCTCGAAGCGGAAAAGGGGTTTCGCGCAGTGGAAGGCGAAGCCAGCCCGCAGGCGGCGCGATCGCTCGCTTTACTGGGCCTGATCGACCAGGCCAGCGGACGGCCGGACGAGGCCGCGACGAAGCTGGAAACCGCCCTGGCCCGCGTGCGCGCGGCCACGACGCAGGACCGCGATATGGGCCAGCGTGTCTATCCGCATCTCATCCCGGTGCTGCTCGATCTGCAACAGCGGGATAAGGCAGCGGCAGCGGCGCGCGACTATGCCGCCGAAACCGCCGCGCTCGACAATAGCCCTGCCTTCGCGCTGGCCAATGCCGCGATGATGCAGCGCTGGGCCAATGGCGATCTGGCCCGCACCGCCGCTGCGGCCCAGCTTGCCGCCTTGCTGCGCGACGAGCAGAATCTGCGCGACGATGGCGAACTGGCCGACGAACAGCGCGCGGCGCTCGATTCGATCCTCGCCATCGCGGCGGACAGTCAGGATGCGGCGCTGGCGCTCGACGCCATGGCGATCCTGGCGGGGTCGAAGATCGCGCAGGCCAATCGCCTCGTGACCGAAAGGCTGGTCGCCGATCCGGCGCTGGGCGAGCGGGTCCGGGCGTTGCAGGACAAGGTGCGCGCGCTCCAGACCGCCGACCGCGCGCTGCTGCGGACGCTGGCGAGCGCAGGCGATGTCGCCGCCACCCGCAGCGCACGCGACCAACTCGATACTGAGGTGAACGGCCTGCGCGCCGCGATCACCCGCGACTATCCCCGCTGGGCCGAGGCGCGGGGCGGGGTGAAGCCCGATCTGGCGCAGGTGCAGGCAGGGCTTGGCAAGGATGAAGCGCTGCTGGCCGTGACGCCCGCCTTTGGCCATGTCTATCTGCTGGCGATCAGCCGCACCGGGGCGCGGGTCGAACGCACGGTGATGAGCCGCGCCGCCATGGTCGCGCTGGTCGATCGGCTGCGCGCGACGATGACGCCGGGCGGCATGGACCTGCCCGCCGCCCATACGCTCTATGGCCAGATCTTCACCCCCGCCATCCGCGCGACGCTGAGCAAGGCACGGTCATTGCGGATCGTACCGACCGGCGCCTTCGCCTCGCTCCCCTTCGCGCTGTTGCCTGAGCGGCCCGTCGCCGCCGCCGAGCGCAACACGCCCTGGCTGATCCGCCGCTATGCGCTGGCGGTGCAGCCCTCCTTCGCAATGGAGGCGGACAAGCGCCCCATGCAGGTCGCCGCATCCCGCTTCTTGGGCATCGGCGCGCCGCTTCCCTTTCCAGCGGCGGCGAACGCCACACCCCGTCCCGCGCTGATGGCCGCGAACCAGTATTTCCGGGGCGGCGCGGCCGATGGCGAAGCGCTTTCCCACCTGCCGCCGCTGCCGGGATCAGCCGACGAAGTGCGCGGCGTCGCCAGCCGCTATGGCGCGCAAGGCGCGACCCTGATGCTCGGCGAAGCGGCCAGCGAAAGCGCCCTGCGCGCGCTCGACCTGTCCGACTATGGCGTCATCCTGTTCGCAACGCACGGCCTGGTGAGCGGACAGATGGAGGGCGTGACCGAACCCGCTTTGGTCCTCTCGCCCCCCTCCCCCGGCGCGACCGGCGAGGATGGGCTGCTCACCGCATCCGAAGTCGCCGCGATGCGGATCGGCGCGGACTGGGTGATCCTGTCCGCCTGCAACACGGCGGCGGGTGACAGTGCGCAGGCGCCCGCTTATTCGGGGCTGGCGCAGGCGTTCCGCTATGCGGGCGCTGGTTCGCTACTCGTCTCGCACTGGCCCGTGCGCGACGATGCCAGTGCCTTCGTCACGCTGGAAACGGTGAAGGGGGCGGAGCGTGGCCTGCCCCGCGCGGTGGCGCTGCAACGGGCGATGCTGAAGCTGATGCGGTCGAACCGCCCCGGCGCGGCGCAGCCCTATATCTGGGCACCCTTCATCCTCGTCGGGCGCTGA
- a CDS encoding cysteine--tRNA ligase has protein sequence MSDDQHITAPLRLFNSLTRTIEPFAPIEDSHARIYSCGPTVYNYAHLGNLRAYVFTDTLRRTLLWMGLSVTHIINITDVGHLTSDADAGDDKMEAAARASAKSIWDIAAHYTQAFKQNIADLNILAPSEWTVATDYVPQMIEFAQKIAPTHCYELDSGLYFDSSTVPDYGALAGGRDDAAHARIDPVAGKRNASDFAIWRKSPPGEQRQMEWDSPWGKGAPGWHLECSVMSEARLGHPFDIHTGGIDHREIHHPNEIAQNQAFHACCGGDVGAAEAGFTGARWWMHNNFLVDRSGKMSKSKGGFTTLFSLIDAGVHPLAYRLLCLGAHYRSELEFSAEGVAAALTRLKRLVMGVEGLKARAEGVTWQSPRLDYLRANLHPKLVPLLEQFDAAIADDLMTPRALPLLEEAIAIKKIPVDEKLCLIAAFDAALGLNLMTLSRADLRLQPKHAAITPDAIEAELERRAAARADKDFALSDEIRDALIAQGVDVMDGDPLRWDWRLTLAQGS, from the coding sequence ATGTCCGACGATCAGCATATCACCGCGCCGCTGCGCCTGTTCAACAGCCTGACCCGCACGATCGAACCGTTCGCGCCGATCGAGGACAGCCATGCGCGCATCTATAGCTGCGGGCCGACCGTCTATAATTATGCGCATCTGGGTAATTTGCGCGCCTATGTCTTCACCGACACGCTGCGCCGCACCCTGTTGTGGATGGGCCTGTCGGTCACCCACATCATCAACATCACCGATGTCGGCCATCTGACCTCGGACGCCGATGCGGGCGACGACAAGATGGAGGCGGCGGCGCGCGCCAGTGCCAAGAGCATTTGGGACATCGCGGCCCATTATACCCAGGCGTTCAAGCAGAATATCGCCGACCTCAACATCCTCGCCCCCAGCGAGTGGACGGTCGCGACCGACTATGTGCCGCAGATGATCGAATTTGCGCAAAAGATCGCGCCGACCCATTGCTATGAGCTAGACAGCGGCCTCTATTTCGACAGTTCGACGGTGCCGGATTATGGCGCGCTGGCGGGCGGCCGCGACGATGCCGCGCATGCGCGGATCGATCCGGTCGCGGGCAAGCGCAACGCATCCGACTTCGCGATCTGGCGCAAATCGCCGCCCGGCGAACAGCGGCAGATGGAATGGGACAGCCCCTGGGGCAAGGGCGCGCCGGGCTGGCATCTGGAATGTTCGGTGATGAGCGAGGCCCGGCTTGGCCATCCGTTCGACATCCACACCGGCGGCATCGACCATCGCGAAATCCATCATCCCAACGAGATCGCCCAGAATCAGGCGTTCCACGCCTGCTGCGGCGGTGATGTCGGCGCGGCGGAGGCGGGCTTCACCGGCGCGCGCTGGTGGATGCATAACAATTTCCTGGTGGATCGCAGCGGCAAGATGAGCAAGTCGAAGGGCGGCTTCACCACCCTCTTCTCGCTGATCGACGCGGGCGTGCATCCGCTCGCGTATCGCCTGCTGTGCCTGGGTGCCCATTATCGCAGCGAATTGGAATTCAGCGCCGAGGGCGTGGCCGCGGCGTTGACGCGCCTTAAACGGCTGGTGATGGGCGTCGAAGGGTTGAAGGCACGGGCCGAGGGCGTGACCTGGCAATCGCCACGGCTCGATTATCTGCGCGCCAACCTCCACCCCAAGCTGGTGCCCCTGCTGGAACAATTCGACGCAGCGATCGCCGACGATCTGATGACGCCGCGCGCCCTGCCGCTGCTGGAGGAAGCGATCGCGATCAAGAAAATCCCGGTGGATGAAAAGCTCTGCCTGATCGCGGCGTTCGACGCGGCGCTGGGACTGAACCTGATGACGCTCAGCCGCGCCGACCTGCGCCTGCAACCCAAACATGCCGCCATCACCCCCGACGCGATCGAGGCGGAGTTGGAGCGCCGCGCAGCTGCCCGTGCCGATAAGGATTTCGCCCTGTCGGACGAGATTCGCGACGCACTGATCGCGCAGGGCGTCGATGTGATGGATGGCGATCCGTTGCGCTGGGACTGGCGGCTGACGCTAGCGCAAGGATCGTAA
- the ccoG gene encoding cytochrome c oxidase accessory protein CcoG: MLMPTDTGDLYEKRKGVFPKAVDGFYRRLKWAIMVVTLGIYWVTPWIRWDRGPYAPDQAVLVDMANRRFYMFDIEIWPHEFYYVAGLLVMAGVGLFLVTSAVGRAWCGYACPQTVWTDLFQHVERFIDGDRNAQVRLAKARWTPSKLARRLIKWSVWLIIAFLTGGAWIFYFADAPTLQREFWSGTAAPVAYGTTALLTATTFVLGGFMREQVCIYMCPWPRIQTAMLDEKSLVVTYKDWRGEKRGSVKKAAAHPGEFGDCIDCDQCVAVCPTGIDIREGPQIGCITCALCIDACDKVMAQVGRPRGLIDYCTQDDADAEKQGAKPRPVLKTLLRPRTIAYLLVWSSIGAAMLFALGARTRLDIAAQQDRNPIFVTLSDGAVRNAYTIKIRNMETRPRPVTVRTEGLPGALLWTDAMAREQARATVDVTVPPDSVAKLRLYAAVPAAGPQRQDFRFVLTATDREGGTASEPARFERPQ; encoded by the coding sequence ATGTTGATGCCGACCGATACGGGCGATCTCTATGAGAAGCGCAAGGGCGTCTTTCCCAAGGCGGTGGATGGTTTTTACCGCCGCCTGAAATGGGCGATCATGGTGGTGACGCTGGGCATCTATTGGGTGACGCCGTGGATCCGCTGGGATCGCGGCCCCTATGCGCCTGATCAGGCCGTGCTGGTCGATATGGCCAATCGCCGTTTCTATATGTTCGATATCGAAATCTGGCCGCATGAATTTTACTATGTCGCCGGGCTATTGGTGATGGCCGGTGTCGGGCTGTTCCTGGTGACGTCGGCGGTGGGCCGCGCGTGGTGCGGCTATGCCTGCCCGCAGACGGTGTGGACCGACCTGTTCCAGCATGTCGAACGCTTCATCGATGGCGATCGCAATGCGCAGGTGCGGCTGGCCAAGGCCCGCTGGACCCCGTCCAAGCTGGCCCGGCGGCTGATCAAATGGAGCGTGTGGCTGATCATCGCCTTCCTGACCGGGGGCGCGTGGATCTTCTATTTCGCCGATGCGCCGACGTTGCAGCGGGAGTTCTGGAGCGGCACCGCCGCGCCGGTCGCCTATGGCACCACCGCTTTGTTGACCGCGACGACCTTCGTCCTGGGCGGCTTCATGCGCGAGCAGGTGTGCATCTATATGTGCCCCTGGCCACGCATCCAGACCGCGATGCTCGACGAGAAATCGCTGGTCGTGACGTACAAGGACTGGCGCGGCGAAAAACGCGGCAGCGTCAAGAAGGCAGCGGCGCATCCCGGCGAATTTGGCGACTGCATCGATTGTGACCAGTGCGTCGCGGTCTGCCCGACCGGCATCGACATTCGCGAAGGGCCGCAGATCGGCTGCATCACTTGCGCCTTGTGCATCGACGCCTGCGACAAGGTGATGGCGCAGGTCGGGCGGCCACGCGGCCTGATCGATTATTGTACGCAGGATGATGCCGATGCGGAGAAGCAGGGGGCTAAGCCACGCCCGGTGCTCAAGACATTGCTGCGCCCACGCACCATCGCCTATCTGCTGGTATGGAGCAGCATCGGCGCGGCAATGCTGTTCGCGCTGGGCGCGCGCACCCGGCTGGATATCGCCGCACAGCAGGACCGCAATCCCATTTTCGTGACTCTGTCCGATGGGGCGGTGCGCAACGCCTATACCATCAAGATCCGCAATATGGAGACGCGGCCTCGGCCCGTGACGGTGCGTACCGAAGGATTGCCTGGCGCGCTGCTATGGACCGATGCGATGGCGCGCGAGCAGGCCCGCGCGACGGTGGACGTCACCGTGCCGCCCGACAGCGTGGCCAAGCTGCGCCTCTATGCCGCCGTGCCCGCTGCCGGGCCACAGCGGCAGGATTTCCGCTTCGTCCTGACTGCCACCGACCGCGAAGGCGGCACCGCCAGCGAACCCGCCCGTTTCGAAAGGCCTCAATGA
- a CDS encoding FixH family protein — protein sequence MMRSSTPRRFTGWHMTGILVAFFAVVIAVNMLMATLAVRSFGGVVVDNSYVASQKFNGWLKAARAQEAQGWRETIAVDAQRRVQVSLVDAAGAPLNGVAVTATAAHPLGRAPDIALTFREVAPGRYSADRTLPAGRWRLSLTAADHHFVHEID from the coding sequence ATGATGCGTAGCTCCACCCCCCGTCGCTTCACCGGATGGCATATGACCGGCATATTGGTGGCCTTCTTCGCCGTCGTCATCGCCGTCAACATGCTGATGGCGACGCTTGCGGTGCGGTCCTTTGGCGGGGTGGTGGTCGACAACAGCTATGTCGCGAGCCAGAAATTCAACGGCTGGCTGAAGGCGGCGCGGGCGCAGGAGGCGCAGGGCTGGCGCGAGACGATCGCGGTTGACGCGCAGCGGCGGGTGCAGGTCAGCCTTGTCGATGCGGCGGGGGCACCGCTCAACGGCGTTGCGGTCACCGCCACCGCCGCGCATCCACTGGGCCGTGCGCCCGACATCGCGCTGACGTTCCGTGAGGTGGCACCTGGTCGATACAGCGCCGACCGGACGCTGCCTGCCGGGCGCTGGCGGTTGTCGCTCACTGCTGCCGATCATCATTTCGTACACGAGATCGACTGA
- the ccoS gene encoding cbb3-type cytochrome oxidase assembly protein CcoS, with translation MTGLTVLIPIALSLGLLGLAAFFWALGSGQFDDSDGAAARILIDDDE, from the coding sequence ATGACGGGTCTCACCGTTCTTATCCCCATCGCGCTGTCGCTCGGCCTGCTCGGCCTCGCCGCCTTTTTCTGGGCATTGGGCAGCGGCCAGTTCGACGATAGCGATGGCGCGGCGGCGCGCATCCTGATCGACGATGACGAGTGA